One stretch of Brachyhypopomus gauderio isolate BG-103 chromosome 8, BGAUD_0.2, whole genome shotgun sequence DNA includes these proteins:
- the hs6st3a gene encoding heparan-sulfate 6-O-sulfotransferase 3-B: MDDKSNKLFFIPVLTVLFVMIGYQYICPAGSTSCRFRTAQSSTGLSFLLSRHTPEVDQDTEAQETDEDGSITFQSKFNFTLEDLERHVDFDMKGNDVIVFLHIQKTGGTSFGRHLVRNIRLERPCDCKAGQKKCTCHRPGKAESWLFSRFSTGWSCGLHADWTELTNCVPAIMNKKQRKDSPLNQRNFYYITLLRDPVSRYLSEWKHVQRGATWKTAVHMCDGRPPTPAELPACYSSADWTGVSLAEFMACPSNLASNRQSRMLADLSLVGCYNLSSMSEARRAEILLESAKRNLRRMAFFGLTEFQRKTQLLFECTFGLRFMEPFTQQNSTRAGAVGAALTTRRRIERLNALDVQLYEYARDLFLRRVQHCRRTLRERRQQERQARREERASRDRRCEESEVKREGGEPKRHRGKGRTGVSEDYSGQVVRW, encoded by the exons ATGGATGATAAATCCAATAAACTATTTTTTATTCCTGTTCTGACCGTTTTATTTGTGATGATCGGCTATCAGTATATCTGTCCAGCAGGTAGTACCTCTTGCCGATTCCGGACTGCGCAGAGTTCGACAGGTTTGAGTTTTTTGCTGTCCAGACATACACCGGAGGTTGATCAAGACACGGAGGCTCAAGAGACTGACGAGGATGGTTCAATAACATTCCAGTCGAAATTCAACTTTACACTCGAGGATCTTGAACGCCACGTGGATTTTGACATGAAAGGAAACGACGTGATCGTTTTCCTTCACATTCAGAAGACCGGGGGAACTTCGTTTGGGAGGCACCTGGTAAGAAACATTCGACTTGAGCGCCCGTGCGACTGTAAAGCAGGGCAGAAAAAATGCACCTGTCACCGTCCAGGGAAAGCGGAGTCATGGCTTTTCTCCCGCTTCTCAACTGGATGGAGTTGTGGATTGCACGCGGACTGGACGGAGCTGACAAACTGCGTACCGGCTATCatgaacaaaaaacaaagaaaagattcTCCACTTAACCAAAG GAACTTCTACTACATAACACTGCTGCGCGACCCCGTGTCCCGCTACCTCAGCGAGTGGAAGCACGTGCAGCGGGGTGCCACGTGGAAGACGGCGGTCCACATGTGCGATGGACGCCCGCCCACGCCCGCCGAGCTGCCAGCGTGCTACAGCAGCGCGGACTGGACAGGGGTGTCCCTAGCGGAGTTCATGGCGTGCCCGTCCAACCTGGCCAGCAACCGGCAGTCGCGTATGCTGGCCGACCTGAGCCTGGTAGGCTGCTACAACCTGTCGTCCATGAGCGAGGCGCGGCGGGCCGAGATCCTGCTGGAGAGCGCCAAGCGCAACCTGCGGCGGATGGCGTTCTTCGGCCTGACCGAGTTCCAGCGCAAGACGCAGCTGCTGTTTGAGTGCACGTTCGGCTTGCGCTTCATGGAGCCCTTCACGCAGCAGAACAGCACGCGGGCCGGCGCGGTGGGGGCGGCGCTGACCACGCGACGCCGCATCGAGCGCCTCAACGCGCTGGACGTGCAGCTGTACGAATACGCACGCGACCTCTTCCTGCGGCGGGTGCAGCACTGCAGGCGCACGCTCCGGGAGAGGAGGCAGCAGGAGCGCCAGGCCCGGAGGGAGGAGAGGGCCTCGAGGgacaggaggtgtgaggagtctGAGGtcaagagggagggaggagagccAAAGAGACACAGGGGGAAGGGGAGGACGGGTGTTTCGGAGGACTACAGTGGTCAGGTGGTGCGGT